One window from the genome of Hyalangium gracile encodes:
- a CDS encoding fused MFS/spermidine synthase, whose amino-acid sequence MPRYALTLFASAFLLFGVQPLVGKFALPWFGGTPAVWTACMLFFQAALLAGYAYAHGVATRLAPRSQVKLHLGLLGLTVGVLAVRALWVGSPVAPGPEWRPEGVEGLTGRLLAMLAVTIGLPFFVLSTSAPLLQSWFARSRPGASPYRLYALSNAGSLLALLSYPLLVEPYVPRSVQGWGWAVGFVLFVVGCGVCAWDLWKREAVSAPEPGAAPRQEPSAEEGTRPGLGRTLAWLGLSACASVLLLATTNQLSQDVAAGPFLWVLPLALYLLTFILTFERETLYPRSVCILLLIITVGGVIRSIFEGPHFPLTLQLLAHGGALLAGCMVCHGELVRLRPSPRYLSAFYLWVSVGGVLGGIIVSIVAPRVFDTYAEYPLALAACCLVALVVLLPRPAGEQPVARLGRNLRVFVLAGVVCGLVVAVADSRKEVRLTARNFFGVVQVLESARGDAYRHQYTLKHGAITHGVQFASPDRRRQATAYFTPESGLGLTIAELRRVREARGQSAGLRIGVLGLGVGTSAALTQAGDTVRFYEINPKVISLAQGEGDYFSFLKDTGAKVEVVEGDARISLEQELERGEAQAFDVLALDVFSSDSIPMHLLTEESVAVYRKHLAPHGVLALHISNVHLDLVPIALAHARAFGMHATMAINETKGDALRSQWMILSPDAAFSWGRTFAQSSGKVHRLELAEPPTITWTDDRSSVLPVLRLLRPLVNARTITEPPSAVPVAQPASP is encoded by the coding sequence ATGCCTCGGTACGCCCTGACCCTGTTCGCCAGCGCCTTCCTGCTCTTTGGAGTCCAGCCGCTGGTGGGCAAGTTCGCGCTGCCGTGGTTCGGCGGCACGCCGGCGGTGTGGACGGCCTGCATGCTCTTCTTCCAGGCGGCGCTGCTGGCCGGCTACGCGTATGCGCACGGGGTGGCCACGCGCCTGGCGCCGCGCTCCCAGGTGAAGCTGCACCTGGGGCTGCTGGGGCTGACGGTGGGGGTGCTCGCGGTGCGTGCGCTGTGGGTGGGCTCGCCGGTGGCGCCCGGGCCGGAGTGGCGGCCGGAAGGGGTGGAGGGGCTCACCGGCCGGCTGCTGGCGATGCTGGCGGTGACCATCGGCCTGCCCTTCTTCGTGCTGTCCACCAGCGCGCCGCTCTTGCAGAGCTGGTTTGCCCGCTCGCGGCCGGGGGCCTCGCCCTATCGGCTCTACGCGCTGTCGAACGCGGGCTCGCTGCTGGCGCTGCTGAGCTACCCCCTCCTCGTCGAACCGTATGTGCCACGCAGCGTGCAGGGCTGGGGCTGGGCGGTGGGCTTCGTTCTGTTCGTCGTGGGCTGCGGGGTGTGCGCCTGGGACTTGTGGAAGCGGGAGGCGGTGTCGGCACCCGAGCCTGGAGCTGCTCCTCGTCAGGAGCCGTCGGCGGAGGAGGGGACGCGTCCGGGGCTCGGAAGGACGCTGGCGTGGCTGGGGCTGAGCGCGTGCGCGTCGGTGCTGCTGCTGGCCACGACGAACCAGCTCTCGCAGGACGTGGCGGCCGGTCCGTTCCTCTGGGTGCTGCCGCTGGCGCTGTACCTGCTCACCTTCATCCTGACCTTCGAGCGGGAGACGCTGTACCCGCGCTCGGTGTGCATCCTGCTGCTCATCATCACGGTGGGGGGCGTCATCCGCTCCATCTTCGAGGGGCCGCACTTCCCGCTGACGCTGCAGCTGCTGGCGCACGGCGGAGCGCTGCTGGCGGGCTGCATGGTGTGCCACGGCGAGCTGGTGCGCCTGCGGCCCTCGCCTCGCTACTTGAGCGCCTTCTATCTCTGGGTCTCGGTGGGCGGGGTGCTGGGCGGCATCATCGTCAGCATCGTGGCGCCGCGAGTCTTCGATACGTACGCGGAGTACCCGCTGGCGCTGGCGGCGTGCTGCCTGGTGGCGCTGGTGGTGCTCCTGCCGCGCCCCGCGGGGGAGCAGCCGGTGGCGCGGCTGGGACGGAACCTGCGCGTCTTCGTGCTGGCGGGCGTGGTGTGCGGGCTGGTGGTGGCGGTGGCGGACAGCCGGAAGGAGGTGCGGCTGACAGCGCGCAACTTCTTCGGGGTGGTGCAGGTGCTCGAGAGCGCCAGGGGCGATGCGTACCGGCACCAGTACACGCTCAAGCACGGCGCCATCACCCATGGCGTCCAGTTCGCCTCGCCGGATCGGCGGCGGCAGGCCACGGCGTACTTCACTCCGGAGAGTGGCCTGGGACTGACCATCGCCGAGCTCCGGCGCGTGCGGGAGGCCCGGGGGCAGTCGGCAGGGCTGCGCATCGGGGTGCTGGGGCTGGGCGTGGGCACGAGCGCGGCGCTCACCCAGGCGGGTGACACGGTGCGCTTCTACGAGATCAACCCGAAGGTCATCTCCCTGGCGCAGGGCGAGGGGGACTACTTCAGCTTCCTGAAGGACACCGGGGCGAAGGTGGAGGTGGTGGAGGGGGATGCGCGCATCTCCCTGGAGCAGGAGCTGGAGCGGGGCGAGGCGCAGGCGTTCGACGTGCTCGCGCTGGACGTGTTCAGCTCGGACTCGATCCCGATGCACCTGCTCACCGAGGAGTCGGTGGCGGTGTATCGCAAGCACCTGGCGCCCCATGGTGTGCTGGCGCTGCACATCAGCAACGTGCACCTGGACCTGGTGCCCATCGCGCTGGCGCATGCTCGAGCCTTCGGGATGCACGCCACGATGGCCATCAACGAGACGAAGGGGGATGCGCTGCGCAGCCAGTGGATGATCCTCAGCCCGGACGCGGCGTTCTCCTGGGGGCGGACCTTCGCCCAGTCGAGTGGGAAGGTGCACCGCCTGGAGCTGGCGGAGCCTCCGACGATCACCTGGACGGATGACCGCAGCAGCGTGCTGCCCGTGCTCCGGCTCTTACGCCCGCTGGTCAATGCGCGGACCATCACCGAGCCCCCCTCCGCCGTGCCCGTGGCCCAGCCGGCTTCCCCCTGA
- a CDS encoding ABC transporter ATP-binding protein — protein MAPLLETQGLQGGYGSSPVLQGVDFSVRAGELWAVLGPNGTGKSTLLRAVLGVLPWTRGGVRLLGRERARWESRELARSVAWVPQTFEPAEGFSGLELVLMGRSPHLGLWGLTSERDVTLARAVLEELGVAHLAERPGEAMSGGERRMLLLARGLVQEPALLLLDEPTAFLDVAHQVGALARVRARVEAGLGAVAVLHDVNLAAAFATHALLMRDGRVLAQGPVDTVLERERLEALYDLPMEMAQAPSGARLFAPRAR, from the coding sequence GTGGCGCCGCTGCTCGAGACACAGGGGCTTCAAGGGGGTTATGGCTCCTCGCCCGTGCTGCAGGGGGTGGACTTCTCGGTGCGGGCCGGGGAGCTGTGGGCGGTGCTCGGGCCCAACGGCACGGGCAAGAGCACGCTGCTGCGCGCGGTGCTGGGCGTGCTGCCCTGGACGCGCGGAGGCGTGCGGCTGCTGGGCCGGGAGCGGGCGCGGTGGGAGTCGCGCGAGCTGGCCCGGAGCGTGGCGTGGGTGCCGCAGACGTTCGAGCCGGCGGAGGGCTTCAGCGGGCTGGAGCTGGTGCTGATGGGGCGCAGCCCGCACCTGGGGCTGTGGGGCCTCACCTCCGAGCGAGACGTCACGCTGGCGCGCGCGGTGCTGGAGGAGCTGGGCGTGGCGCACCTGGCGGAGCGGCCGGGTGAGGCCATGTCCGGCGGCGAGCGCCGGATGTTGCTGCTGGCTCGCGGGCTGGTGCAGGAGCCCGCGCTGCTGCTGCTGGACGAGCCCACCGCCTTCCTGGATGTGGCCCACCAGGTGGGGGCGCTCGCCCGGGTGAGGGCGCGGGTGGAGGCGGGGCTGGGCGCGGTGGCGGTGCTGCATGACGTGAACCTCGCCGCGGCCTTCGCCACCCACGCGCTGCTGATGCGGGACGGCCGGGTGCTGGCACAGGGGCCGGTGGACACGGTGCTGGAGCGCGAGCGGCTCGAGGCGCTGTATGACCTGCCCATGGAGATGGCGCAGGCGCCCTCGGGGGCACGGCTCTTCGCTCCCCGGGCCCGGTGA
- a CDS encoding serine/threonine-protein kinase — protein MNTSPSSARLRPFRPQPFGRYTLLSHLATGGMGEIYLARLEGAQGFEKLCVIKKILPQLAEDKEFVDRFVGEARTLVKLQHGSIAQVLDMGLHEGDAYMALEYVDGKDLRKVAGRVRDKGVPLPLTFVLFVMGRVLDALAYAHRKRDDDEKEIHLVHRDISPQNILISYEGEVKVIDFGLAKSRLSAAKTNPSIILGKFLYMSPEQAKHQQVDRRSDLYAVGLCLYELIAGKNPFDSVHSGELMSAVANPRIVPLLEVEPFTPPPVAQLVMKALAVEPAQRFQTAEEFRGKLVSVLMEIDPSAGPESVSRFMRDLFAAEFQGERKLLAQLKEVSKTGELPPRSELDTDPGARFPVPSLPPKTIKLDPPTQPLSFQPTPRSRPGASVHDEETRPGVAVAETRPAVSFEALDAAARARVRPSLSSTSPTTDTVTVEVRTDPHERTPPLPVGTAAPSSPRTSAPTLEVAIPYVPAAAVPPGVAPPAQTAGTARTLEAPKVPPPPASSPSLKALEPARAAVPPPPPSGGAPAPRSGEVPRAGAPSAPGTGSFKAVEAQRAPMPPPSPASAHAHEPRGPDVARSQALTLQNLATVGTPEAQGPGSASAMPPPPPASLTPPDAHPMREPAPPPVPDEEPPSEAPPASSREWSRGSASSRAAQSDMGEAPVWAMDPAQQLSAEGEDERPDPSRRGLDDTHPSYLMASSKPPEDTQPRVVLDEDAFRAHQEAEEQVIINGVLEEPTPARPKAPRRTRASATGMPSVSRPHLRAQRPVEREEQEDASAEQEDSGPVVIEIEDGGADAPRDPRDDTRKTPIPTRPGESSRRAQREDARRGAAPEPARKRSWAWVLVSFLLLVVAGAAVVVALPQLQHALKLTDDAPPKPAPATPIPRVEPPSGPPGMAPAAANPTPIVPPAPVAAPPANDAAKAAAAPSTPPPAETASPEAAVEDDFFVPLPDAPPPPAKKANTRPSKKGPRSREATELQKDWSAVRSLYGKFTQDQPCESSRIAIFCPRYEEAKESMNELGDEYSQSLHKEVRTLRRLFEQKRN, from the coding sequence ATGAACACGTCTCCCTCCTCAGCCCGGCTGCGTCCCTTCCGGCCGCAGCCGTTCGGCCGGTACACGCTCCTGTCCCACCTGGCGACGGGCGGGATGGGGGAGATCTACCTGGCGCGGCTGGAGGGAGCGCAGGGCTTCGAGAAGCTGTGCGTCATCAAGAAGATCCTTCCCCAGCTGGCCGAGGACAAGGAGTTCGTCGACCGCTTCGTGGGTGAGGCGCGCACGCTGGTGAAGCTGCAGCACGGCTCCATCGCCCAGGTGCTGGACATGGGGCTGCACGAGGGCGATGCGTACATGGCCCTCGAGTACGTGGACGGCAAGGACCTGAGAAAGGTGGCCGGGCGCGTGCGCGACAAGGGCGTGCCGCTGCCGCTCACCTTCGTGCTGTTCGTGATGGGGCGGGTGCTGGACGCGCTGGCGTACGCGCACCGCAAGCGGGACGACGACGAGAAGGAGATCCACCTCGTCCACCGGGACATCTCGCCGCAGAACATCCTCATCTCCTACGAGGGGGAGGTGAAGGTGATCGACTTCGGGCTGGCCAAGAGCCGGCTGTCGGCGGCGAAGACCAACCCGAGCATCATCCTGGGCAAGTTCCTCTACATGTCCCCGGAGCAGGCGAAGCACCAGCAGGTGGACCGCCGCAGCGACCTGTACGCGGTGGGGCTGTGCCTCTACGAGCTCATCGCCGGCAAGAACCCCTTCGACAGCGTGCACTCCGGCGAGCTGATGTCCGCGGTGGCCAACCCGCGCATCGTCCCGCTGCTCGAGGTGGAGCCGTTCACGCCGCCGCCCGTGGCGCAGCTGGTGATGAAGGCGCTGGCGGTGGAGCCGGCCCAGCGCTTCCAGACGGCCGAGGAGTTCCGCGGCAAGCTGGTGAGCGTGCTGATGGAGATCGATCCGAGCGCGGGCCCGGAGAGCGTCAGCCGCTTCATGCGTGACTTGTTCGCCGCCGAGTTCCAGGGCGAGCGCAAGCTGCTGGCGCAGCTCAAGGAGGTGTCGAAGACGGGCGAGCTTCCCCCTCGCTCCGAGCTGGACACGGATCCGGGCGCGCGCTTCCCGGTGCCCAGCCTCCCGCCGAAGACCATCAAGCTGGACCCGCCCACCCAGCCGCTCTCCTTCCAGCCGACGCCTCGCAGCCGGCCGGGGGCCTCGGTGCATGATGAGGAGACGCGGCCGGGGGTGGCGGTGGCGGAGACGCGTCCCGCCGTCTCCTTCGAGGCGCTGGATGCGGCCGCTCGTGCCCGCGTGCGCCCGTCGCTCTCCTCCACCTCGCCCACCACCGACACCGTCACGGTGGAGGTGCGCACCGATCCACACGAGCGGACGCCTCCGCTGCCCGTGGGCACGGCGGCGCCCTCGTCCCCGCGCACGAGCGCGCCGACGCTGGAGGTGGCGATTCCGTACGTCCCCGCGGCGGCCGTGCCACCCGGTGTGGCTCCGCCGGCGCAGACCGCGGGCACCGCGCGGACGCTGGAGGCCCCGAAGGTCCCTCCGCCGCCTGCCAGCTCGCCCTCGCTCAAGGCGCTGGAGCCGGCGCGGGCTGCCGTGCCGCCTCCGCCGCCTTCTGGCGGCGCTCCCGCGCCGAGGTCCGGAGAGGTGCCGCGCGCGGGGGCTCCGTCCGCGCCTGGCACCGGCTCGTTCAAGGCCGTCGAGGCGCAGCGCGCGCCGATGCCGCCCCCGTCGCCCGCCAGCGCGCACGCGCATGAGCCTCGCGGTCCCGACGTGGCCCGCTCGCAGGCTCTCACCCTCCAGAACCTCGCGACGGTGGGGACTCCCGAGGCGCAGGGGCCAGGCTCCGCGTCGGCCATGCCGCCGCCTCCGCCCGCGAGCCTCACTCCGCCGGATGCCCATCCGATGCGTGAGCCAGCGCCGCCTCCCGTCCCGGACGAGGAGCCGCCCTCCGAGGCGCCCCCTGCCTCCTCGCGGGAGTGGTCGCGCGGCTCCGCGTCGTCTCGCGCGGCTCAGTCCGATATGGGAGAGGCGCCGGTCTGGGCCATGGATCCCGCGCAGCAGCTGTCAGCGGAGGGCGAGGACGAGCGCCCCGATCCGAGCCGCCGCGGCCTGGACGACACGCATCCCAGCTACCTGATGGCCTCCTCGAAGCCTCCGGAAGACACGCAGCCGCGCGTCGTGCTGGATGAGGATGCCTTCCGAGCGCACCAGGAGGCCGAGGAGCAGGTCATCATCAACGGCGTGCTGGAGGAGCCGACGCCGGCGCGCCCGAAGGCTCCGCGTCGCACCCGCGCGTCGGCCACGGGAATGCCGTCCGTGTCTCGCCCCCACCTGCGCGCGCAGCGCCCCGTGGAGCGCGAGGAGCAAGAGGACGCGAGCGCCGAGCAGGAAGACTCCGGGCCCGTGGTCATCGAGATCGAGGATGGAGGGGCGGACGCGCCTCGGGATCCCCGCGATGACACCCGGAAGACGCCGATCCCCACCCGGCCCGGGGAGAGCAGCCGCCGTGCGCAGCGAGAGGACGCGCGGCGTGGCGCGGCGCCGGAGCCCGCTCGGAAGCGCTCGTGGGCGTGGGTCCTCGTGAGCTTCCTGCTGCTGGTGGTGGCCGGAGCCGCCGTGGTGGTGGCGCTGCCGCAGCTGCAGCACGCGCTGAAGCTGACGGACGATGCTCCGCCCAAGCCCGCGCCGGCCACGCCCATTCCCCGAGTGGAGCCTCCGAGTGGCCCGCCGGGGATGGCGCCCGCGGCCGCGAACCCGACGCCCATCGTGCCTCCGGCGCCCGTGGCCGCGCCTCCCGCCAACGATGCGGCCAAGGCTGCCGCGGCTCCGTCCACGCCTCCGCCCGCCGAGACGGCCAGCCCCGAGGCCGCCGTCGAGGATGACTTCTTCGTTCCGCTGCCCGACGCGCCGCCGCCTCCGGCCAAGAAGGCGAACACGCGGCCCTCCAAGAAGGGCCCGCGCAGCAGGGAGGCCACCGAGCTCCAGAAGGACTGGAGCGCGGTGCGCAGCCTCTATGGGAAGTTCACCCAGGATCAGCCGTGCGAGAGCAGCCGCATCGCCATCTTCTGCCCCCGTTACGAGGAGGCGAAGGAGAGCATGAACGAGCTGGGTGACGAGTACAGCCAGAGTCTTCACAAAGAGGTGAGGACGCTGCGCAGGCTCTTCGAGCAGAAGCGCAACTGA
- a CDS encoding FHA domain-containing protein, translating into MWQIIINGPGYFDTPYDLPEGVTSLGRADENDIVLGGDLVSRKHARLHVDGDALRIEDLGSRNGSRINGQPLQGSKDLSPGDTVTLGENTLSVRQPHTVESAATEMVDLGAGGVRRFGMGDDVAPSVILAKNVKDLDVLRALDNFEPVAFDNPTGAGTPIDPGTASPRVSYETLVLLFRTAESLATADTLPAFLESAMDRVLERTEATTAVVLLRHSSGVLVPASVRHRGKLAKGEVPVSDAVVEEALRQGRALAVGDVRDDRRFAGRESVILYGVDRVLCIPIGREPPFAGVLYVNTPAEAETTLEVMLEACTAVAHLVASGVQRFSAQPQKEGAGSGAGLRRLLERFHPPEVAERRAVEALRTGGRLPALEERPLTVLYAEMAGFGALSSRIGPTRASAVLNDFHAKMSGLIYSFEGSVESFLGESVRALFGYPTGRPDDPVRAVRAGLALRADWQRAMARRPADERCELRIAIHTTRGLVGMIGPEARLDLSAVGEGVPIAGWLANTATPGQVLITGKTLASIGARFDVLPLGERLVRPPKDKVAAFEVLEEDVPQLTNPGVR; encoded by the coding sequence ATGTGGCAGATCATCATCAACGGCCCGGGCTACTTCGACACTCCGTACGATCTCCCCGAAGGGGTGACGAGCCTCGGCCGAGCAGATGAGAACGACATCGTGCTCGGCGGAGATCTCGTCTCCCGCAAGCATGCCCGTCTGCACGTGGATGGGGACGCGCTGCGCATCGAGGACCTGGGCAGCCGCAACGGCAGCCGCATCAACGGTCAGCCCCTGCAGGGCAGCAAGGACTTGTCCCCCGGAGACACCGTCACGCTCGGAGAGAACACCCTCTCGGTGCGCCAGCCCCACACGGTGGAGAGCGCCGCCACGGAGATGGTGGACCTGGGCGCCGGAGGGGTGCGCCGCTTCGGGATGGGGGATGACGTGGCGCCCTCCGTCATCCTCGCCAAGAACGTGAAGGACCTGGACGTGCTGAGGGCGCTCGACAACTTCGAGCCCGTCGCCTTCGATAATCCCACGGGGGCCGGCACGCCCATCGACCCTGGGACGGCCAGCCCCCGCGTCTCCTACGAGACGCTCGTCCTGCTGTTCCGCACGGCGGAGTCGCTGGCCACCGCCGACACGCTGCCCGCCTTCCTCGAGTCCGCCATGGACCGCGTGCTCGAGCGCACCGAGGCCACCACCGCCGTGGTGCTGCTGCGCCACTCCAGCGGCGTCCTGGTGCCCGCCTCCGTGCGTCACCGAGGCAAGCTGGCCAAGGGCGAGGTGCCCGTCTCGGATGCCGTCGTCGAGGAGGCCCTGCGCCAGGGTCGCGCGCTGGCCGTGGGCGATGTGCGCGATGACCGGCGCTTCGCTGGCCGCGAGAGCGTCATCCTCTATGGAGTGGACCGGGTGCTGTGCATCCCCATCGGCCGCGAGCCCCCCTTCGCCGGCGTGCTCTACGTCAACACCCCCGCGGAGGCGGAGACCACCCTGGAGGTGATGCTCGAGGCCTGCACCGCCGTGGCCCACCTGGTGGCCAGCGGGGTGCAGCGCTTCTCGGCGCAGCCTCAGAAGGAGGGGGCCGGCAGCGGCGCGGGCCTGCGCCGCCTGCTGGAGCGCTTCCACCCGCCCGAGGTGGCCGAGCGCCGCGCCGTGGAGGCCCTGCGCACCGGAGGCCGGCTGCCGGCGCTGGAGGAGCGGCCCCTCACTGTCCTCTACGCGGAGATGGCGGGCTTCGGCGCGCTCAGCTCCCGGATCGGCCCCACGCGGGCCTCCGCCGTCCTCAACGACTTCCACGCGAAGATGAGTGGCCTCATCTACAGCTTCGAGGGCTCGGTGGAGTCCTTCCTGGGCGAGTCCGTCCGGGCCCTCTTCGGCTACCCCACGGGCCGGCCGGATGATCCCGTCCGGGCGGTCCGGGCGGGGCTGGCGCTGCGCGCCGACTGGCAGCGGGCCATGGCGCGCCGCCCCGCGGACGAGCGGTGCGAGCTGCGCATCGCGATCCATACCACTCGAGGTCTGGTGGGGATGATCGGCCCCGAGGCCCGGCTGGACCTCAGCGCGGTGGGAGAGGGTGTCCCCATCGCCGGCTGGCTGGCGAACACCGCCACCCCGGGGCAGGTCCTGATTACCGGGAAGACCCTGGCTTCCATCGGAGCGCGCTTCGACGTCCTCCCTCTGGGAGAGCGCCTCGTGAGGCCCCCCAAGGACAAGGTGGCGGCCTTCGAGGTGCTGGAGGAGGACGTCCCCCAGCTCACCAATCCAGGGGTCAGGTAG
- a CDS encoding chloride channel protein, translated as MSASSMLGAGLRGAVRRLLAAIQRLRLPGPSVLPVAGAVVGVYSGLAAGLFANLILLVRGLSLGFPLLVDAFRSDSEARLLLTEALTAARWHFEFIIVGIPLGLGALGLARLIQPGDGREVVRRRLEVLALLVLGALSLYYPLVALAAVNTLLSHAHGMGKDLEELSPFFVVLAPALGGAVVGRLLRDRPETHGHGVPEVVKAVESEGRLSARDGLLKLAASAVTIGTGGSAGREGPIVYGGAAFGSEVGRTLGFTQRELSILMASGAGAGIAASFNAPIAGAIFAMEILLREFQLRVFSPIILASVTATMVSRGIMGSAAMLERVAYMMVSGWEIVFYTALGLICGALAYAFIQALHGVEEFFQGRRPGRVSAWLGQQPLPIRAALGGLLVGLLALAHPIVWGTGHEFANEALVRGLPLALLASGCVLKLVATALTLGSGGSGGTFFPVTVIGAMAGGAFGEVLQTLVPSVTAPSGAYAMVGMGGAVAAMTRGPLTGMMMVYELSGNYAIILPLMVTCTLASALCHVLVERRAARAGAHRLALRRTPVRELVTWEEPVAPELPATALRERLLSSVSAALPVRGADGRLRGVVVAGALGERWRQAGEAATVEALLDAGPALSQETPVAEALATMDAQSVNVLAVEGGERVGVVTRMGLERFLQAGHHSAPLHEHPVGVTELRP; from the coding sequence ATGTCGGCCTCCTCGATGCTGGGCGCAGGGCTGCGCGGAGCGGTGCGACGGCTGCTGGCGGCCATCCAGCGACTCCGGTTGCCAGGGCCCTCGGTGCTGCCCGTGGCTGGCGCCGTCGTGGGCGTCTACAGCGGTCTGGCCGCCGGCCTCTTCGCCAACCTCATCCTGCTCGTTCGCGGGCTGAGCCTGGGCTTCCCGCTCCTGGTGGACGCCTTCCGCTCGGACTCGGAGGCCCGGCTGCTCCTCACCGAGGCGCTCACGGCGGCCCGCTGGCACTTCGAGTTCATCATCGTCGGCATCCCCCTGGGCCTGGGCGCGCTCGGCCTGGCTCGCCTCATCCAGCCCGGTGATGGCCGGGAGGTGGTGCGCCGCCGCCTCGAGGTGCTCGCGCTGCTCGTGCTCGGCGCGCTGTCGCTCTACTACCCCCTCGTGGCGCTGGCCGCGGTGAACACCCTGCTGAGCCACGCGCACGGCATGGGCAAGGACCTCGAGGAGCTGTCTCCCTTCTTCGTGGTCCTCGCCCCCGCCCTGGGTGGCGCGGTGGTGGGGCGGCTGCTCCGGGACAGGCCAGAGACTCACGGCCACGGCGTGCCCGAGGTCGTCAAGGCCGTGGAGAGCGAGGGACGTCTCTCCGCGCGGGATGGCCTGCTCAAGCTGGCCGCCTCGGCCGTCACCATCGGCACCGGCGGCTCGGCGGGACGCGAGGGCCCCATCGTCTACGGCGGCGCCGCCTTCGGCTCCGAGGTCGGCCGCACCCTCGGCTTCACCCAGCGGGAGCTGTCCATCCTCATGGCCAGCGGCGCGGGCGCGGGCATCGCCGCCTCCTTCAACGCTCCCATCGCCGGCGCCATCTTCGCGATGGAGATCCTCCTGCGCGAGTTCCAGCTCCGCGTCTTCTCCCCCATCATCCTCGCCAGCGTCACCGCCACCATGGTCAGCCGCGGCATCATGGGCAGCGCCGCCATGCTCGAGCGCGTGGCGTACATGATGGTCAGCGGCTGGGAGATCGTCTTCTACACCGCGCTCGGGTTGATCTGCGGCGCCCTGGCCTACGCCTTCATCCAGGCGCTGCACGGCGTGGAGGAGTTCTTCCAGGGCCGCCGCCCGGGGCGAGTGTCCGCCTGGCTCGGCCAGCAGCCCCTGCCCATCCGCGCGGCGCTTGGGGGGCTGCTGGTGGGGCTGCTCGCGCTGGCGCACCCGATCGTCTGGGGCACGGGGCACGAGTTCGCCAACGAGGCGCTGGTGAGAGGCCTGCCGCTGGCCCTGCTCGCCTCCGGGTGCGTGCTCAAGCTGGTGGCCACCGCGCTGACGCTGGGCTCGGGAGGCTCGGGAGGCACCTTCTTCCCGGTGACGGTCATCGGCGCGATGGCGGGCGGGGCCTTCGGCGAGGTGCTGCAGACGCTCGTGCCCTCCGTCACCGCGCCCAGCGGCGCCTACGCCATGGTGGGCATGGGCGGAGCCGTGGCGGCCATGACGCGCGGGCCGCTCACGGGGATGATGATGGTGTACGAGCTGAGCGGTAACTACGCCATCATCCTCCCGCTCATGGTCACCTGCACGCTGGCCTCCGCGCTCTGCCACGTGCTGGTCGAGCGCCGCGCGGCACGCGCCGGAGCGCACAGGCTCGCGCTGAGGCGCACGCCCGTGCGGGAGCTGGTCACCTGGGAGGAGCCCGTGGCGCCGGAGCTCCCCGCCACCGCCCTGCGCGAGCGCCTGCTCTCCTCGGTATCGGCGGCGCTGCCGGTGCGTGGCGCGGACGGGCGTCTGAGAGGCGTGGTGGTGGCGGGCGCGCTGGGCGAGCGCTGGCGGCAGGCGGGAGAGGCCGCCACCGTGGAGGCGCTGCTGGACGCCGGGCCCGCGCTCTCCCAGGAGACGCCGGTGGCCGAGGCCCTGGCGACGATGGACGCGCAGTCCGTGAACGTGCTCGCGGTGGAGGGCGGCGAGCGCGTGGGCGTGGTGACGCGCATGGGCCTGGAGCGCTTCCTCCAGGCGGGCCACCACTCGGCCCCGCTGCACGAGCACCCCGTCGGAGTCACCGAGCTGCGGCCCTGA